One Formosa agariphila KMM 3901 genomic window, TTTTGTTTCGCTTTTTTCGGCTTTAATCTCAACTTTTTCGTTCTGATTTTTTAATTCCTTTTTACAATTATAAAAAGTAAGTCCTAAAATCAATATGAAGAGTGTTTTTTTCATAATTAAAGCTAACGGTCTCGTATAAGAATAGTTGCGGGTTTGTTTACGAGGATTTTCCGAAGGAAAATCAGACGTTACAAACACGCAACTACCTTTGATTAAGCACTAAACCGCAATTGTTTTTATACGGTATTGTAAACAATGCTTTTATCAGTTCCCTTTATTAATTCAGGTTTTCAACTTCAAATTCAAGAGTTAATATGTTTCAATTCCAAATTCAGTTTAGTTATATTTTTTTAGTGAGTTAAATTCTCAACCAATATCTTTCCAAGTTTAAAACCTAGCAAACCAAAAAACACTCCAAAAAGCATCCAATATAACCTGTGTTTCTTATTATATTCAAGATTTATGGTCTCGATTAATTCTCTATTTTCAGAGAGTTGAATATTAATTCCATCTTTTGCAAATAATTTAGCTTTAGATTTTAAAATGTAATTTTTAGAGTTCAGTTCGAATTTATGTTCAATTCCAGTTATTGAAAATCTATTCGAAATTTTCTTTCCATTTATTAAAACAATCTCAAATCCAAGCACAGAATTCAGAAATTCTATTTTGTTATTGTCAATGTCAAATTCAGCATATTTCATTTGTTATGGTTTTTTTTGCATTGTTTACAACGGTTGGGCTATGGTTAGTACGGGATTAAAAATAGCATAATTTTCGGATTTGCACTTAGCCAAAGCTTTTTATTTTGTTTTTATCTTTTTTATTTTAAAGCCAAATCAAAAGATTTGGCGGACTTAGTAAATATACACAGACTTTTGTTTAAGCACCAAAACCCGTATTAATTATAGCCATTGTTGTGCTTTCGTGTTTTATTCATTAGGTTCTATATTGGAAGGATTATATTTTTCACCTTTTTCCCAAGCTTCTGCAATTTTCACATAATTAGGGAAATTTTCATCCAAGTCTGCTGTCCAATTTTCTACAAATTTAGGGTTATTACTATTGGGTCTTGGATTTGCATTATTCATTCTTGCTTGAACTGGCGTTCTAACAGCATCACCCATAACTACAACATGTTGTTGTGGTAAAATAGGTAACTGTTGGAGAATATCCTCATTAGCAGCAGAAACTAATTGTCTAACATATTTCTGGTCTTCTGGGTTTTGAAGTCTATGTATAATAAATGAATTACATTGAGATAATACAGTCTTTGATAATTCTGATGGACGTTGGCTAGAAACAAGTAAAGAAATACCATATTTACGACCTTCTCTAGCAATTCTTTCAAAAACTTTTTTAGCTATTGATTCTCTATCACCTCTATTTTTTTCGGGAATATAATTTTGAGCCTCTTCTAATGCAATTACAATTGGTAATTTACCTCTATTACTTTCAGACAAACGAGAAGTGAAATCTAATATAAGTCGTCCAATTAACCCTGTAATTGTTTCTAAAACCTCAAATGGTAATAAAGACATGTCAATAATTGTCACTTGACTAGATTTGTCTTCTTGTAATTTTTCTATTTCAGTTTTACCTAATTTAGCTTTATATGATTCGGTAAATAAGTCAGTGTCTGTTGAGTTATAAACTTTACAAAAGTCTCCTAAAATAAATGAAATGAATTTTGCTAATGCATTTGTGATTTCTCCTGTTTCATTCAATAGTAAAGGCTTCGAAATTCTTTCATCACCTAGATAGGATTGTAGTCGCAGTCTTAACGTTGATACAAATTCTCTTAATCTATTGCCTGAATTTTCTTGCTCGTTTATTGCCTCATCAAAAAACCTTGTAATTAATTCTTGAAAATTAAAACGAACAGGTAAATCTATATTTTTCTCAATTGAAATTTGTTTTTCATTTTGTTTACTAATATACTCTAGGTAGCTTTCATTTAATTCCTTCAATATTTCAGACACCCTTTTTATTGAAATTTCTTCACCAAGTTCTTGTACTAATTCTTTAATGTTTTCTATTGTTTCATTATCGTTTGTGTTTATTGCTTCAGCTAAACCTAGAATTTCATTTTCATCATTGTAGTTCCAATTTCCATAACTTTGAGTACACTTTCTTTTTTTTATATCATCAGGAGAACTTTCAATAATATTTAGAATTCCTTTTTCAACAAATTTATCAAGAATTGGTTTATCACTAATTTCAGCTTGATTTTTTGCTAGTCCAATTGCTCTTTTAAATACAGGAGCTTGTGTTCCTGAAGTTGGCTCAAATAAATAATCAAAATCAGCAAAATTCATAAACCAAAAAGGAACTTTTAGACCATCTTTATCTATGTGAAATGGGTTGACTAATTCTAAGTTTTTACATGGGGTATCTTTAGTGCCTTGAAATGCTTGTTTATATTCTCCGTTTGTATCAAATATTATAATGTGAGCATTTTTGAGCTTTTTCCCATTATAGTCAAAATCAAACATGCTTTGAATAATAGAAGCAAATGTACATGACTTACCAGAGCCTGTATTTCCCAATATTGCAGCATGTTTACCAAAAAATTTATCAGGATTTATTTTTATTTTATAATCTGAAAACGAAGGAGATGTTCCAATAGGTAGGTAGTAATCATCAACAAAGTTGATTGATGATTTTTCTTTTTGGTCAAAAATATTATCCAAATCTTGACTGGTTACATACCAAACGGGATTGTCAAGAATAGGATAATTGTAAACTCCTTGAATATATTTTCCGCTATTTTCAATTGTTCCAATCATTGTTGCTACCAAATATCTTGCGGATTTCGTCAGAAATATTGCTTCTTTATTTTTTCCAATTTCAGTTTCATCAATAGACCTTACACTTGTAACCATAGCTACAATTTTATCAGAGCCAATTGGTATAATAACATAGGAATTAATTCTAGCGACTTCAAATATATCTTCATAACCACTTTTATAAAGACTTTTTAAATCATCATCAAGTCGTATATATGCCCTAAAGCTATCAACAGAAATTACCTTTCCAATACTTCTTTCACTCATTATTCTTTGTCTTTAGTTGGTTCAGCTTTAGAAGTTTTTGTACTTAATAGTTCATTTAATGTATTTGCAACTTTTTCGTTATTATCGATATTATTGAAATTTGGCATTAGTGTATCTGAAAAAGTTAAAAAGTCACCAAAAAAAGCTCCTTCTAATATGATTATTCTCGGGTCATTAAGTTCTTTCAGGTTTTTTATGTATTCATTTTGAGTCCCTTGAAAATCAATTACAATAAGAGTGAAAGTCGGGTTTGATAAAGCCTGATAAATAATATCATTAAAATGGTCGTCACCAAATGAATAACCTACTGTTAGTAAAACTGATTGAGATTGAGTTATTGTTGATGCAAACTGTCTAAAAAGTTCTGAGTAAGGCAAGTCAAGAGTGTATGACTTCTTAACAGCAGAAGGATAAATTATTATTTCTCCTTTTTTCTTTAGAGAATCTATTAGTTCTAAAGGTTTTTCTTCAATACCATAGAGATTGTTTGCATCCCTTGATTCCGAATTTACCCAAGATAATGAACCATGTAATTTATAATACCTTACTACTTTTTCTATTCTTTGTACTTTGCCTGAAGTAGTAGAGCCTGGATAAAAAATATCATATTCAAACGTTTCAGGTTTGAAAAATCTTTTATGAAACCCTGAAAAACCATCAATATAATGAACTCCAAGCTTATCAAAAGCATATTCGAAAGCTAAATCATAGTTTGCAGTAAATATATTTGCTCGTCTTAAATTTAATGGTCTTTGAAGAAGAGCTTTTAAGAATTTTTCGTGAAAAATATATTTGCTTTTCGATTCAAGTAATTCTCCTTGGGCTTTTTCTTTGGTGAATTGACTTGCCTTTTTTCTGTCAATTATTGTTTGAGAAACAGGTCTGTTTTCTAAGTTACACACATTAAATAAGCCTTCTTTAATAGTTGTAATTAATTCAGCATATTTGTCTGTTCTTGCTTTGCTTTTGTCCTCACTAAAAACAAAATCCATTGCTATTAAATAATTTAAAACTTTTTCATATTCTATAGCGATTTCCTTTGAATCAATATCTCGTACAATGTCATCTGTAATTTCAAATTTCCATTTTCTTTCATCTTCAAAAGTTTGAGTATCTGGAATTAAATGTTCTTTACCAAATTTTAAAACGTCCCCTTGCAATTGTTTAATAACGAAAATAAAATGGTTATAAATACCATTACCTTCAGGATCTTGTTCTTTTATATAATTTTCTACTTCTAAAGGGAAATTTCGAATTGCAACTGCTCCTAAATGAATTGAAGTGCCTGAACCAAAAAGAAAACTAACATTATCTAATTCAAGATAATTCTTCAGCATTAATTTGATTTTATCAATGATTTTACCTTGGTCTAAATCTTCAGCTATCCAATCAGCTAACTTATCTGTACTTCCAAAGAGAACTTTGTTTCTTGCTGGGTCAAAATGTGTCATTCAGTTTAATTTATTTTTAGTTCAGTAGTTTTTTACATGAAGCACAACTATTATATATAGCACATATGCACTATATATCTAATATAAAACTTTATCACATATATCACTTATTTGATTCTATCAATTTCATTATAAAAATTCATGCGGTCTAATCTAGGGACGCAACAAGCCTTAATCCTGTACGGTATAAAGGGTTTCTAAGAAGCGAGGTTTAGATACTGTTTTATCTGTTTCAAGAGTTTTTAATACGCCAGCTACTATAATTTTTTTATTTGGTAGTTTTTCCGAAGTTTTAGAATGTGCAATTATAAAGGATTCAGACGTTTGTTCGTCCCTCAATTCATAAACATCATATTGGTCTATTAACGGAATTAACGAGAACGTAGTTACGCCTCCAACCATATTGGGCACCATAATAAATCCATTAAAATCTGATTTAGAATCTATGAGTTTAGGGACACCTGTCAATATTAAATTAGAAGATACTATTCCCTGCTCCTCTACCTCTGAGGGAAGCAAATGCTGGGTTTTGTATTTTAAATAATTAGCTTTTAAGTCATCATCTAATTTTGAAACCACGAGGTCCTTTTCATCTTGGTTTAATTTAGAAATCGATACTTCTAAAAACAGGATCATACGCTGTATATCACTAAAAAGTCCTCCTGTTTTACCCAATTCTGCCTGACTGATTACACCGTCTTCGGCTTGAGTAAGTAGGTTGTAAAACCGACCTCCATTGTCTAAAGATTTTAAGGCTTCATTGACTTCTGTATACGGATGAACATTTTTCATTAGGTCTTATTTTTAGTACATTACTTTAATTAGATACGGCTTAAGAAGATGGAATAACATACGACTTTAAAACCCATCTATCAAATATAAAATATATGCGGTAAATATCTTGTATATAACACCTTGGTTATCCCATTTTTTAAAAATAAAGCATAAAAAAATACTTACACATTCATACTGCTAAATGTTGAAGCATTAATATAATAGTATTTATCAGTATAACGATAAGGTTGTATTACAATAGCTTTTTTTATAAAGGGTTATGTTTTTCAATCACTAAGGTTTTGGTAATTTTATCTTTTTTGATTTAAATACGCTTCAATTTCTGTATACAAATGATGTGAATCCTTTTTATAACCTTCTACACGATTTATATAAGAATATGCATAAGTGAGCTCTTTGTTTATTAGCAAATAAAATTCGTCCCGTTGCATCATTTTCAACATCATCGGAATTTCAGAACGGTTGATAGTATTTGGAAATTTAGGATTAAACACTTTAATAGAGTTAAGATAATCAGCATATCCACTTTGTAAATTTGCTGCATATTGTACTGAAAAATCTTGACCGAGGTAATAATCACCTATATGCTTTCTAATAACTTCATCAGATATCAGGCTTATATTACCAGTACTTACTAATTCTTTAAATGTTCGGTTATTACTAATAAATCGTCCAACACCATAAATTCCACCAAAAGAGATATCGTTTAAAAATTGAAGCGTATCGTTTGGAATTACTTTAGTCTTATAATAGTCTTTAGCTTTTATTAGTGCTGCTATTTTTTTAGAACCATTTTTCAACCAAGTTCTTTCGTAAAATATTGAATCGGACTTTATATCTACTTTTAGGTTTTCTAAATAACTCATTTCTCTAATCCTATTTTTCCGGTTCTCGTTACTGTTATTTATTTGTAACGCAATTAAAATACCGATAACCACCAAAACGATTTCACCAATGGCATAAAGTAAATACTTACTGAATTTGTTTTCGGTAACAAGCTGTTGTCTAATTTGTCTAAAGAACTTAATCATGGATAGCAGTTGGTTTTAGCGAGACCTCCTGGTCTTGTGTATGAAACGTAGCGTGTAAAAAGACACTGAATTTTAAGATTACATCCAAACCCTTGTGTTAACAAAGACTTGTGTTGTTTTTAAAATACAATGCCGACAGTAGTAACTGTTTTATTATTTCATTGTCAGGGTAATTTATTTTTATTTCGATAAAAATGGCCTTCTTTTTTTAACAATAAGTAGGTCCAAGTCCCTCCTAAAAAGTCTATTACTGCAATTATTATTATTCTAGGAGATACTAAATCTAGCAACACAAATGCACTGAAGAAAACAATTACTGTAAACCGAATAAAAGCAGTTGTCTTCAAAATTAAAATAAGCTCATATTTAGCAGCGATGAAATAGTAAACAGCAGTAGCCATTAATAAAATGCCCTCAAATCTAATCCAAACTTCATGAGTGGGTTCAATTCCAAATAAGCTAAGCAATACATTAGGCACTAACAATAGCATTAATCCGATAAGTGCCAAATAGATACCATAAATAAAAACACTTTTTGCTGATGGACTCATTATCTTATCCGATTAAATAATATATTAATGCCAACAATCACGACCATGTTGAGTGAACCGGTTGCATTATAGGATTTCCCGAAGGAAAACCAGATGTAAGTAAACACAATAGCTTACACGATGAAGCTAAAAATAGCAAATTTTTATATACGTCTTAAGTTAGTGGTTCGTTATTTGTATTCAAATTATTAATAGTTGTTTTTGTTGTAGTCTCTAATTCTCTACATCATTGATATTATAATTAAAACACTCGATAAAATAAACACTAAAATATGCTGTCAATTTTTTCGGATGTTATAAAATTCCCAATCATTAAAATTGCACTTGCAATAATTATTATTAAATATAAATTCTCTTCATTAATTCAGAGTTTCAACTAATAAATTCAATAATTTATAAGCTCCAATTCCTAGTCCAGTACCAATCAGCATCCAATAAATTATTTGTTTTTTGTCGGCTCTAACAATTTGCTTTTCAATTGTTTCTCCGTTTTTTAATAATTCCAACTGAATTTCTCTTTTATCGAATTGTTTGTATTTAGATTTCAAAATAAAATTTTCGGAATTCAGATTCAGGTTGTGTTTGAAACCTGAGAAAGAGAATTTTTTTGAAACCGTTTTTCCGTTTAGCAAAACACTTTCAATTCCGAATACAGAATTTATAAATTCTATTTTATTATTTTCAACATTAAATTCGACGTATTTCATTTTCGTTCAGCTTTTCGGTATTGTTTACAGCTATTACATATAACACAAATGCACTATATGTATTAAATATAACACATCTCTACAAATCCACATCTATAATTTATTCATTTTTAGAAGTTTTATTAGTTTACCGCTCCCCCACACCATTCCAATTTAAGGTTCTAAAACTGTTTTTTTAAATGTATTGAGATAAAAAAACACAAATCCTACACCAAAAACACACCGTTATCGGATAGCTTTAAAGTTGCATTCGGAATCACTAGTAAACACTAGAGTTAGCAGTGCATACATATAGAACTACTTACATTAAAAACTTATGCGTTTTTACTTATCCTGAACTACCGAAGGTTATTGTACTACATTTATTTCATTTTTGATTTAAATATAGTCTTAATGGTTTCTAATTCTTTTTTGTATTTCAAATCTGTTCTTGATGCAAAATACAAGGTGTTTTCTGTTTTAACTTTTCCTTCCCAAACTAAAAGTATTTCGTTTTTTAAAATTTGTTCTCGACATAAAAAATCGGGAACTAATGCAAGTCCGTTACCATGGTTTAAACATCTAATTATAGAAGTAATATTTGGTAAAATGTAATTGGGTTTAAAAGCAGGTTTCTTATTAAAATTTTCAAACCAAAAACGTCTAAAATGTTCCATTTCGTTAGATGAACTATACCAAATGTTTTTAAGAAGTTCGTCTTCTAACTTGTTTAAATCATTAGATTTTAGGTGTTCCTGTAATTGGGTTGTATCGGTTTTATTGCCAGCTACTAAAACGATTCTTTCTTTTGAAAACGGAATATACTCCACTAACGATTTTTTTTCATTCTGTTTTTTAGGTGTGATTACTAAATCTAAAATGCCATTGTTTAGGTCTTTTATTAAGTCTATATGTGATCCAAATCTAGCCACTAAGTCAAAGTCTAGTTTAGGGATTTCAGGTTCAATAATGAGTTGAAACATTTCTGAACACATTCCTATATTTAAAGATGGATTTTTTTCTTGTGTTGTTTTCTTAAAATGCTGTTCTGCTATTTCAAGTTTAGTTAAAGATTCAATAATATATTCATATAGGAATTTCCCATCCTCTGTTGGAATCATTTTTCTTGAAGTGCGTTCAAATAGTTTTTTGCCAACATACGCTTCTAAAGCATTTAAGTGTACACTAACTCCAGGTTGGGACGCATATAAAGCAATAGAAGCTTTGGTTAACGTTCCATTCTCATATATTTCTTTAAATGTTCTGTACCATTCTAAATTCACCATAACTATCAAAATTTTGATACAAAGGTATGATTTGTATTATTTTTACAATAATAAGTATTGCTTTAATTTTGCTTCAAATAAAATAAGAGACAAATGAAAAATATATTTATAATTAACGGCAGTCATCCATTTGCGCATTCTGGTGGAAGATTTAACGACACACTTTTCAACAATACGATTTCATTTTTTGAGACGCGTGAAGAATTTGAAGTGAAATATACTCAAGTAGGTGAAAATTATAACGTAAAAGAAGAGGTTGAAAAATTTAAGTGGGCAGATGTAGTGATTTATCATACGCCAATTTGGTGGTTTCAAATACCATTTGGATTTAAAAAATATATAGATGAAGTTTTTACGGAAGGCCATCAAAATGGAATTTATGCCAATGATGGTAGAAGTAGAACAAATCCAAAAATCAATTACGGGACGGGTGGTTTAATGCACGGAAAAAAATATATACTAACTACAAGTTGGAATGCACCTAAAACCTCATTTACTTTAGAAAATGAATTTTTTAATCAGAAAAGTGTCGATGAAGGTGCTATGTTTGGATTTCACAGAATGAATGCTTTTACAGGAATGGAATTATTAGCCACACATCATTTTCACGATATGGAAAAAAATGCAGATGTGCCTACGGAGTTGAAT contains:
- a CDS encoding ATP-binding protein; the protein is MSERSIGKVISVDSFRAYIRLDDDLKSLYKSGYEDIFEVARINSYVIIPIGSDKIVAMVTSVRSIDETEIGKNKEAIFLTKSARYLVATMIGTIENSGKYIQGVYNYPILDNPVWYVTSQDLDNIFDQKEKSSINFVDDYYLPIGTSPSFSDYKIKINPDKFFGKHAAILGNTGSGKSCTFASIIQSMFDFDYNGKKLKNAHIIIFDTNGEYKQAFQGTKDTPCKNLELVNPFHIDKDGLKVPFWFMNFADFDYLFEPTSGTQAPVFKRAIGLAKNQAEISDKPILDKFVEKGILNIIESSPDDIKKRKCTQSYGNWNYNDENEILGLAEAINTNDNETIENIKELVQELGEEISIKRVSEILKELNESYLEYISKQNEKQISIEKNIDLPVRFNFQELITRFFDEAINEQENSGNRLREFVSTLRLRLQSYLGDERISKPLLLNETGEITNALAKFISFILGDFCKVYNSTDTDLFTESYKAKLGKTEIEKLQEDKSSQVTIIDMSLLPFEVLETITGLIGRLILDFTSRLSESNRGKLPIVIALEEAQNYIPEKNRGDRESIAKKVFERIAREGRKYGISLLVSSQRPSELSKTVLSQCNSFIIHRLQNPEDQKYVRQLVSAANEDILQQLPILPQQHVVVMGDAVRTPVQARMNNANPRPNSNNPKFVENWTADLDENFPNYVKIAEAWEKGEKYNPSNIEPNE
- a CDS encoding SIR2 family protein gives rise to the protein MTHFDPARNKVLFGSTDKLADWIAEDLDQGKIIDKIKLMLKNYLELDNVSFLFGSGTSIHLGAVAIRNFPLEVENYIKEQDPEGNGIYNHFIFVIKQLQGDVLKFGKEHLIPDTQTFEDERKWKFEITDDIVRDIDSKEIAIEYEKVLNYLIAMDFVFSEDKSKARTDKYAELITTIKEGLFNVCNLENRPVSQTIIDRKKASQFTKEKAQGELLESKSKYIFHEKFLKALLQRPLNLRRANIFTANYDLAFEYAFDKLGVHYIDGFSGFHKRFFKPETFEYDIFYPGSTTSGKVQRIEKVVRYYKLHGSLSWVNSESRDANNLYGIEEKPLELIDSLKKKGEIIIYPSAVKKSYTLDLPYSELFRQFASTITQSQSVLLTVGYSFGDDHFNDIIYQALSNPTFTLIVIDFQGTQNEYIKNLKELNDPRIIILEGAFFGDFLTFSDTLMPNFNNIDNNEKVANTLNELLSTKTSKAEPTKDKE
- a CDS encoding DUF6090 family protein, whose amino-acid sequence is MIKFFRQIRQQLVTENKFSKYLLYAIGEIVLVVIGILIALQINNSNENRKNRIREMSYLENLKVDIKSDSIFYERTWLKNGSKKIAALIKAKDYYKTKVIPNDTLQFLNDISFGGIYGVGRFISNNRTFKELVSTGNISLISDEVIRKHIGDYYLGQDFSVQYAANLQSGYADYLNSIKVFNPKFPNTINRSEIPMMLKMMQRDEFYLLINKELTYAYSYINRVEGYKKDSHHLYTEIEAYLNQKR
- a CDS encoding LysR family transcriptional regulator, with the protein product MVNLEWYRTFKEIYENGTLTKASIALYASQPGVSVHLNALEAYVGKKLFERTSRKMIPTEDGKFLYEYIIESLTKLEIAEQHFKKTTQEKNPSLNIGMCSEMFQLIIEPEIPKLDFDLVARFGSHIDLIKDLNNGILDLVITPKKQNEKKSLVEYIPFSKERIVLVAGNKTDTTQLQEHLKSNDLNKLEDELLKNIWYSSSNEMEHFRRFWFENFNKKPAFKPNYILPNITSIIRCLNHGNGLALVPDFLCREQILKNEILLVWEGKVKTENTLYFASRTDLKYKKELETIKTIFKSKMK
- a CDS encoding NAD(P)H-dependent oxidoreductase is translated as MKNIFIINGSHPFAHSGGRFNDTLFNNTISFFETREEFEVKYTQVGENYNVKEEVEKFKWADVVIYHTPIWWFQIPFGFKKYIDEVFTEGHQNGIYANDGRSRTNPKINYGTGGLMHGKKYILTTSWNAPKTSFTLENEFFNQKSVDEGAMFGFHRMNAFTGMELLATHHFHDMEKNADVPTELNNYNTFLNDLVINL